The nucleotide window GTCCATCTGGGTGCCGGTCAGCTCGTGCCCGGCGGGCAGACGCGACCACACCCACCACAGGCAGAGCCGTTGCAGGCTGACCTTGCCCGGCCAGCGGGCCAGCAGCCCATCCGGCCCGAAGTGGCGGGCGGCGCGTTCCACGCGGCGCAGGTCCACAGGCTCTTCCTGGGCGGCAGGCTCTGGCGCGGCAAGGCGCTCCAGCCGTTCCTGCGCCGCGAACTGGGCGCGATAGTGTTGGAAGTTGCGGTAGCCCACGGCACGGACCAGCATGTTCAGCAACTGGACATGGCTGACATGGCTGACGGGGCTGACTGGGCTGACTGGGCCGGGGGCGCGGTGGCTTGTGCGGGCCGGGCCGGATGCGCCGGATGTGCCGGATGTGGGGAAGGCTCCCGGTGCGTCAGTGGCACAAGGCACGCCGGGGGCATTAGCGGAAACGCGCGCGGCATCACCGGCAGAACAGACAGTGGAGCCGCCAGTGGCATCGTGGGCGGGGCTGCCGCAGGCATCGTCAGCCGGGTGGGCACCACGGTCTGCCAGTTGCGACGACATGGCACAAGCCGCCAGTTCGCGTTGCAGCGAACGGGCCAGCGCGGATACGTCCTTGGCGATGAAGGGAAAGCGGGGTCTGGACATCGCCTATCCTCTCGACGTGCCGATCCGGATGAGGTGTCGATGGTCACTGGCTTTCGACGCGGCACGAGGCAGGTGCGTGTCGGGCTGGAGAGATGGCAGGTTTAGCTTCCCGCAGGGGGACAGTGACGCCTTGGTGAACTGCCGACCGGTTCCGGGTCTACACCGGGGCGCGGGGTTTTTCAAGCGGGAGGGGGGCAGCATCCCGGACGGGGCCGCCGGAGGCGGTTCCGCCCCACGCAAAACGGGGCGGCCCGGCTTTCGGCTGGCCGCCCCGTCGGAGACACATCGCGCCTTGCTTTTCCGCTATTTCACCTTTTCGGAGGCCAACGAAGCCAGCGGCGCGCCGTAGTACGCCTTCAGGTACAGTTCGCGGATTTCGGCGATCAGCGGGTAGCGCGGGTTGCCGCCGGTGCACTGGTCGTCAAAGGCCTGTTC belongs to Nitratidesulfovibrio sp. and includes:
- a CDS encoding DUF2087 domain-containing protein; translation: MSRPRFPFIAKDVSALARSLQRELAACAMSSQLADRGAHPADDACGSPAHDATGGSTVCSAGDAARVSANAPGVPCATDAPGAFPTSGTSGASGPARTSHRAPGPVSPVSPVSHVSHVQLLNMLVRAVGYRNFQHYRAQFAAQERLERLAAPEPAAQEEPVDLRRVERAARHFGPDGLLARWPGKVSLQRLCLWWVWSRLPAGHELTGTQMDDALRACHHFGDHALLRRWLCDLGMATRTPDGRQYRRVEQRPPQEALALLQHLRDRERHARRADLIPPTPPAGRRGTAA